From the Anabas testudineus chromosome 23, fAnaTes1.2, whole genome shotgun sequence genome, one window contains:
- the tmem121b gene encoding transmembrane protein 121B has translation MSSETVDHNSKADYLRSEASYCPDSPVSSSPEPRQLSRRRDTQTTSGSIIPEESGSIQPLVSAAAATCIMTSGEFMQNAPLLAHKSKRSLLYKTLCFLLLIFQGGILDFYLIIFTDLYWCSWIATDLVVISGWGIFFMKNARSKRERACGFHQKSSIFGCNLGEFTYAYLAWLIYVIACTPKLVLILETSILDLIALKVPFGVTGFKIIMLLSAPLLFCLLNSIIEDLNGATWHHSQSCFMSTGLDLLDTFTLVEMLLRNEIPTVYLKYTVISVYFVALAVPVIWLYELTASELRLRWLWARFSTSLLVNAPLLMVRCFQVYVYKMPVSVFMFKNIFFLVCKFMELVEQCVAVRGIRRLAGGSNPAQFSHCVSENDMCPHGYVNTLAVTQS, from the coding sequence ATGAGCTCTGAAACTGTGGACCACAATTCCAAGGCCGACTATCTCCGATCCGAAGCGAGCTACTGCCCAGACTCCCCCGTGTCTTCTTCGCCGGAACCCAGGCAGCTGAGCAGGAGGCGCGACACGCAGACCACGAGCGGCAGCATCATCCCGGAGGAGAGCGGCAGCATCCAGCCTCTGGTCTCAGCCGCGGCCGCCACCTGCATCATGACATCGGGGGAGTTCATGCAGAACGCTCCGCTGCTGGCGCACAAATCCAAGAGGAGCCTGCTGTATAAGAcgctctgcttcctcctcctcatcttccagGGGGGCATTCTGGACTTCTACCTCATCATCTTCACCGACCTGTACTGGTGCTCGTGGATAGCCACGGACCTGGTGGTGATCTCCGGCTGGGGGATTTTCTTCATGAAGAACGCGCGGAGCAAGAGGGAGCGGGCCTGCGGCTTCCACCAGAAGAGCTCCATCTTCGGCTGCAACCTCGGGGAGTTTACCTACGCCTACCTGGCCTGGCTCATCTATGTCATCGCCTGCACGCCGAAGTTGGTGCTGATTCTGGAGACGTCCATCCTGGACCTGATTGCGCTCAAGGTGCCGTTCGGCGTGACCGGCTTCAAAATCATAATGCTGCTGTCGGCGCCGCTGCTGTTCTGCCTCCTGAACTCCATCATCGAGGATTTAAACGGGGCGACATGGCACCACTCCCAGAGCTGCTTCATGAGCACCGGCCTGGACCTGCTGGACACTTTCACGCTGGTGGAGATGCTGCTACGGAACGAAATCCCCACCGTGTATCTGAAGTACACCGTGATCTCCGTGTACTTCGTGGCCCTGGCCGTGCCGGTGATCTGGCTCTACGAGCTCACGGCGTCCGAGCTGCGCCTCCGGTGGCTGTGGGCGCGCTTCTCCACGAGCCTGCTGGTCAACGCGCCTCTGCTGATGGTCAGATGTTTCCAAGTGTACGTCTACAAGATGCCGGTGTCGGTGTTCATGTTCAAGAACATCTTCTTCTTGGTGTGTAAGTTCATGGAGCTGGTGGAACAGTGCGTGGCGGTGCGGGGGATCCGGAGGCTGGCCGGCGGCAGCAACCCGGCCCAGTTCTCCCACTGCGTGTCGGAGAACGACATGTGTCCGCACGGATATGTCAACACTCTGGCCGTGACCCAGTCCTAG